A single window of Aneurinibacillus sp. REN35 DNA harbors:
- a CDS encoding DNA internalization-related competence protein ComEC/Rec2, translating to MIRQRALFFYSLYMLGGVICASQFVHSARLGLSIALLILVVGCLPCWMKKKEIPRLFIIMGIICACAGFGRYIWVEAYNVSILPEKGTASFTGRIESTVSFDGDRCRFVLRLDSINGNILPRSERVQTTVYFKDQTTYDNARARLRYGAGLAGTIEWKIPAPPSNPGAFDYPTYLHWQRIHRTASIVDGKSLVYQSASLSFAKAMIDTQHWLADRTFLLYEPKSAGFLSGMLLGAVDEIDPDLYAAFSGLGLTHIIAISGQHITLLIAGLVCVLRVCGVSKRRAYLITALLLPLYVTMSGSSASALRALIMGELVLIALLTERIKDGWNVLGAAFLLMVLYDPYYIHNVGFQLSYLVTFGLLVSVPPLTHKLSVGPIAVRGLLAVTLAAAIVSFPLTIYYFHLYSFFSPIINFLFVPFISILIAPLAAVSLLLGSMHPALGFLPAKIVDFLLLPTLDLLEWVEKLHVLRTAFSSPSLYWMIGYLCWLTFLTGWLYDRITFNWKGIICFILCPIVLFGMLFFPRPKEEVTITFLDVGQGDAIVIETPRSTVLIDGGGPPLRFGEQPGRKPREPFNPVRSIVVPFLYAKGIASLDLLVLTHGDNDHIGGLPYLLEHMEVRQALVNGLSAETYIEKKVNALLHQKRIPIVEAKQGQIWHEEPGIIWRVLNPAAALSSSEGDNAHSIVLLLEAYGSSFLFTGDLEQGGEERLLRDAALQPVDVLKVGHHGSRGSTSQAWADALAPKLAIISSGKKNLYGHPHREVLERLAMRNSTILRTDQCGAVVVYVRGGRVTYESILSSTVCR from the coding sequence ATGATACGACAACGGGCGCTTTTCTTTTATAGTTTGTACATGCTGGGCGGAGTTATTTGCGCTTCTCAGTTTGTTCACAGCGCCCGTCTGGGCCTCAGCATCGCTCTTTTGATTCTTGTAGTAGGGTGCCTACCATGTTGGATGAAGAAAAAGGAGATACCCCGTCTTTTTATTATAATGGGCATCATATGTGCGTGTGCAGGGTTTGGCCGTTATATATGGGTTGAGGCGTATAATGTCAGCATCCTGCCTGAAAAGGGAACGGCCTCCTTTACAGGTCGGATTGAAAGTACGGTTTCCTTTGATGGAGACCGCTGTCGATTTGTTCTGCGCCTTGATTCAATCAATGGAAATATTCTTCCGCGGTCGGAACGGGTACAGACGACGGTATACTTTAAGGATCAGACAACATACGACAATGCAAGAGCGCGTCTCAGATATGGAGCTGGACTTGCAGGGACCATCGAATGGAAAATCCCGGCTCCACCCTCTAACCCGGGAGCCTTCGATTATCCCACATACCTTCACTGGCAGCGTATCCACCGTACAGCCAGCATTGTTGATGGCAAATCGCTGGTCTATCAGAGCGCTTCCCTTAGTTTTGCAAAAGCGATGATCGATACACAGCATTGGCTTGCTGATCGTACATTCCTTCTATACGAGCCAAAATCAGCAGGATTTCTTTCTGGAATGCTGTTAGGAGCGGTAGATGAAATTGATCCGGATCTGTATGCGGCATTTTCTGGCTTAGGCTTGACACATATTATCGCCATCTCGGGTCAGCATATTACGCTTCTGATTGCCGGATTAGTGTGTGTGCTGCGTGTATGCGGGGTGTCGAAGCGTCGTGCATACTTAATCACAGCTCTTCTCCTGCCTTTGTATGTAACAATGAGCGGCTCTAGTGCCTCCGCTCTGCGTGCGCTCATCATGGGTGAACTGGTACTCATAGCGCTGCTTACAGAGCGCATTAAAGATGGTTGGAATGTGTTGGGTGCCGCTTTCTTGCTTATGGTACTATATGATCCGTATTACATTCATAATGTTGGCTTCCAACTTTCTTATCTGGTCACGTTCGGCTTGCTTGTATCCGTTCCACCGCTCACACATAAGCTTTCTGTTGGCCCCATTGCCGTTCGTGGACTTCTTGCGGTTACACTAGCTGCGGCGATTGTATCATTTCCTCTCACAATCTATTACTTCCATTTGTATTCTTTTTTTTCACCGATCATTAATTTTTTGTTTGTTCCTTTCATAAGTATCCTTATTGCACCACTTGCGGCTGTATCGCTGCTCCTTGGCAGCATGCATCCTGCGCTTGGGTTTCTTCCGGCCAAAATAGTAGATTTCCTGCTGCTTCCTACACTAGATTTGCTTGAATGGGTAGAAAAATTGCATGTTTTGCGTACAGCATTCAGTTCGCCTTCCTTATATTGGATGATAGGGTATTTGTGCTGGCTCACCTTCCTTACTGGATGGTTGTATGATAGAATAACCTTTAATTGGAAAGGAATAATCTGCTTTATTCTCTGTCCTATCGTTTTATTTGGTATGCTCTTTTTCCCGCGTCCAAAGGAAGAAGTTACGATTACTTTTCTGGATGTGGGACAAGGAGATGCAATCGTTATAGAGACACCCCGCAGCACTGTGCTCATTGATGGAGGGGGGCCGCCTTTGCGTTTTGGAGAGCAGCCGGGACGTAAGCCGCGCGAGCCTTTTAACCCCGTCAGGTCCATTGTTGTTCCTTTTTTGTATGCCAAAGGGATTGCTTCGCTGGACTTGTTGGTGCTGACGCATGGTGACAATGACCATATTGGAGGTCTTCCTTATTTGCTAGAGCATATGGAAGTTCGCCAAGCGCTTGTCAATGGCCTATCCGCAGAAACATACATAGAAAAAAAAGTGAATGCATTACTCCACCAAAAACGTATTCCTATTGTAGAAGCAAAACAGGGCCAAATCTGGCATGAAGAGCCTGGTATTATCTGGCGGGTACTTAATCCTGCCGCTGCGCTTTCTTCAAGCGAAGGAGATAATGCCCATTCGATCGTTTTACTGCTTGAAGCGTATGGTTCCTCTTTTCTTTTCACGGGAGATTTGGAACAGGGCGGCGAAGAGCGTCTGTTGCGTGACGCAGCTCTTCAGCCCGTCGATGTGTTGAAGGTTGGGCATCATGGAAGCAGAGGCTCGACGTCTCAAGCATGGGCAGACGCGCTTGCGCCAAAGCTTGCGATTATCTCTTCAGGTAAAAAGAATTTGTACGGACATCCGCATCGTGAAGTGCTAGAGAGATTGGCAATGAGGAATAGTACAATTCTACGTACCGATCAATGCGGCGCTGTTGTTGTATATGTAAGGGGAGGAAGAGTTACATATGAATCCATCCTGTCATCGACCGTCTGCAGATAA
- the comER gene encoding late competence protein ComER: MQIGFIGTGSMGTILIEAFIESGAVPPERIIASNRTPEKLRTLVKKHPGIDTGANMIVAKMADVLFLCTKPLEYRTVLDEIAPYLTPEKLVLSITSSVGIRQLEAHSHCKVARVIPSITNTALSGASLVTFGSRLHDKDRTMLLSLLSNISTPIEIEEEATRISSDIVSCGPAFFSFLLQRFIDSAAAETTITEKEATRLMTEMVIGMGRLLEDGRFSLPTLQAKVCVPGGVTGIGLHVLDRETRDVFTHLIEATHRKFDVDVLEVKESFADKKNSFH; encoded by the coding sequence ATGCAGATTGGCTTTATCGGAACGGGAAGTATGGGGACAATTCTCATTGAAGCCTTTATTGAATCCGGTGCCGTGCCGCCTGAGCGTATCATTGCCTCGAACCGGACACCGGAGAAGCTGCGGACGCTTGTCAAAAAACATCCCGGAATTGATACCGGAGCCAACATGATTGTTGCGAAGATGGCGGACGTGCTGTTCCTCTGTACCAAGCCACTGGAATATCGAACTGTGCTTGATGAGATTGCACCGTATTTGACACCGGAGAAGCTTGTTCTCTCCATTACAAGCTCTGTCGGAATTCGGCAGCTTGAAGCTCATTCCCACTGTAAAGTAGCCCGGGTGATTCCAAGCATTACGAATACAGCGCTCAGCGGTGCTTCGCTTGTGACGTTCGGTAGCCGACTGCATGACAAGGATCGCACGATGCTGCTATCATTGTTATCCAACATTAGTACACCTATCGAAATTGAAGAAGAAGCAACGCGCATCTCTTCTGATATTGTTAGCTGCGGTCCAGCATTCTTCAGTTTTCTACTACAGCGTTTTATCGACAGCGCTGCTGCGGAGACCACCATAACAGAGAAAGAGGCAACCAGACTTATGACAGAGATGGTAATCGGTATGGGACGGCTTTTAGAAGACGGGCGCTTTTCTCTGCCCACCTTACAAGCTAAGGTATGTGTGCCTGGTGGTGTTACTGGAATTGGACTGCACGTGCTTGATAGGGAGACACGGGACGTATTCACTCACCTAATCGAAGCAACACACCGTAAATTCGATGTGGATGTACTCGAAGTAAAAGAATCGTTTGCTGACAAAAAAAACTCCTTCCACTAA
- a CDS encoding homocysteine synthase encodes MAEERTFNFETVCLHGGQEVDPTTLSRAVPIYQTSSYVFKDTEHAANLFALKEFGNIYTRIMNPTQDTFENRIAQLEGGVGALAVASGQAAITFSILNIAHAGDEVVASSNLYGGTYNLFAHTLPKLGITVKFVNPENTDEIRAAITDKTKALYTETIGNPRTDVVDLEVLAGIAHENGIPFIVDNTFATPYLCRPIEFGADIVVHSATKFIGGHGTSIGGVIVDSGKFDWNNGKFPGLTEPDPSYHGVVYTEAVGNLAYIIKARVQLLRDLGAAVSPFNSWLFLQGLETLHLRMDRHVENAKKVAQYLENHELVEWVNYAGLESNQYYERAQKYLPKGAGSIFTFGIKGGLEEGKRFINSLKLLSHLANVGDAKTLVIHPASTTHQQLTEEQQVAAGVSPDMIRLSIGIESVDDIIADLEQALKASQLAAV; translated from the coding sequence ATGGCAGAAGAACGCACATTCAATTTTGAGACAGTATGCTTACATGGAGGACAAGAGGTGGACCCGACAACGCTATCGCGTGCGGTACCGATTTATCAAACATCGTCCTATGTATTCAAAGACACGGAGCATGCAGCCAACCTGTTTGCACTTAAGGAATTCGGCAATATTTATACACGTATTATGAATCCGACACAGGATACGTTTGAGAATCGGATTGCACAGCTTGAAGGGGGGGTTGGTGCGCTGGCGGTCGCATCCGGTCAGGCGGCGATCACCTTCTCGATCCTTAATATTGCCCATGCGGGAGATGAGGTTGTTGCTTCAAGCAACCTGTATGGCGGAACATACAACCTGTTCGCTCATACTCTGCCAAAGCTTGGCATCACAGTAAAGTTCGTGAATCCAGAAAACACGGATGAAATTCGCGCAGCTATCACGGACAAAACAAAAGCGCTGTACACGGAAACAATTGGCAATCCGCGTACGGATGTCGTTGATCTAGAAGTATTGGCTGGGATTGCACACGAGAATGGAATCCCGTTCATTGTAGACAATACATTCGCAACACCATATTTGTGCCGCCCGATTGAATTCGGTGCTGACATTGTCGTACATTCCGCTACCAAATTCATCGGCGGACACGGAACATCCATCGGTGGTGTAATTGTCGATTCTGGTAAATTTGACTGGAACAATGGCAAATTCCCAGGTCTTACTGAACCAGATCCAAGCTATCATGGTGTCGTATACACAGAGGCGGTTGGAAATCTTGCCTATATTATTAAAGCTCGCGTACAACTGCTGCGTGATCTTGGCGCTGCGGTATCGCCATTTAATTCCTGGCTGTTCCTCCAAGGCTTAGAGACGCTTCATCTGCGTATGGACCGTCATGTGGAGAACGCAAAAAAAGTAGCGCAATACTTGGAAAATCACGAACTGGTAGAATGGGTGAACTACGCGGGGCTTGAGAGCAATCAATACTATGAGCGCGCACAGAAATACTTGCCAAAAGGTGCGGGGTCTATCTTTACCTTTGGGATTAAGGGTGGCTTAGAAGAAGGCAAACGGTTCATTAATAGCTTAAAGCTTCTCTCTCATCTTGCAAACGTCGGCGATGCAAAAACGCTTGTGATTCACCCTGCAAGCACAACGCATCAGCAACTGACCGAAGAACAGCAGGTAGCAGCGGGCGTATCACCGGATATGATCCGTCTCTCCATCGGCATTGAATCTGTCGATGATATTATTGCCGATCTTGAACAGGCACTTAAGGCAAGCCAACTGGCTGCAGTATAA
- a CDS encoding deoxycytidylate deaminase, with product MDTRKSWDEYFMDLAYMAATRATCPRRHVGAVLTRNRKVLGTAYNGSPSGVDSCLDVGCMLHNYYETNTDGAIIEKQKCIRTIHAEQNLLLFTDQADRQGAAVYVTDQPCWTCANLIANSGIAEVVYHRAYAKDYEKVAWLFKQKEIEFRQIQQYAPPAGVKMEFVE from the coding sequence ATGGATACACGCAAGTCTTGGGATGAATACTTTATGGATCTGGCCTATATGGCCGCCACCCGTGCAACATGTCCGCGCCGCCATGTTGGCGCAGTCCTGACACGGAATCGAAAGGTATTGGGTACCGCATACAATGGGAGCCCAAGCGGAGTCGATTCCTGCCTGGATGTTGGCTGTATGCTTCATAATTATTACGAGACGAATACAGATGGAGCGATCATAGAGAAGCAGAAATGTATCCGTACGATTCATGCGGAACAGAATTTACTTCTTTTTACCGATCAGGCGGATCGGCAGGGGGCGGCGGTATATGTCACTGACCAGCCGTGCTGGACATGTGCGAATCTGATTGCTAATAGCGGAATTGCAGAAGTTGTCTATCACCGGGCATATGCCAAAGACTATGAGAAAGTAGCCTGGCTGTTTAAGCAAAAGGAAATCGAGTTTCGCCAAATACAACAATATGCTCCACCGGCCGGTGTCAAGATGGAATTTGTAGAGTAG
- a CDS encoding helix-hairpin-helix domain-containing protein: MQWSWNKKKWTGSSICLLILGSSVYFYNMENTPQEHPLAFSEAKPSVQEDARQEQQSAEVKQNPDPTRQTTVPAPTTFVIDVKGAVVSPGVYTLSADARVYQAIGMAGGLLPEADAKQVNGAQKLVDGMMIYIPLKGEQISPAGHATPGSVTGSTPAVGTQGKEEAKVDLNTATVEQLQTIPGIGPRKAEAIVQYREEHGPFKTIDSLTGVAGIGAKTVEKMRAGIFVQ; this comes from the coding sequence ATGCAGTGGTCTTGGAACAAAAAAAAGTGGACTGGTAGTAGTATATGTCTTCTTATTCTTGGTAGTAGTGTTTATTTTTATAACATGGAAAATACACCGCAAGAGCATCCGTTGGCCTTCAGCGAGGCAAAACCGTCTGTACAGGAGGATGCTAGACAGGAACAGCAGAGCGCAGAGGTAAAGCAAAACCCCGATCCAACAAGGCAGACAACGGTTCCTGCTCCTACCACCTTTGTGATTGATGTAAAAGGCGCAGTCGTCTCTCCTGGTGTATATACGTTATCTGCAGATGCAAGGGTCTATCAAGCAATTGGGATGGCAGGCGGCCTTCTGCCCGAAGCGGATGCCAAGCAAGTTAATGGAGCGCAGAAGCTAGTCGATGGTATGATGATCTATATCCCGCTCAAAGGAGAGCAAATATCGCCAGCAGGACATGCGACTCCAGGCTCTGTGACAGGCAGTACACCAGCGGTCGGAACGCAGGGTAAGGAAGAGGCGAAAGTTGATCTTAATACGGCAACAGTAGAACAGCTTCAGACCATACCGGGAATTGGACCGCGCAAGGCTGAGGCGATTGTGCAGTATAGAGAAGAGCATGGCCCGTTCAAAACGATAGATTCGTTAACAGGTGTAGCTGGGATAGGGGCTAAGACAGTAGAGAAAATGCGAGCCGGAATTTTTGTACAATAA
- a CDS encoding MazG-like family protein, producing MEIVLPRLNRLVPSLESTFHKLVEEQGELSEAILSWMEEQGTPRAREALENVAGELLDVAQTCISMTFVLEDLAPDIRLEELIDDHLSKLLRKGYLQDVGGDIYINVNEAGFREMSLPRLVIPGVTLDSTVLNISVAVGRFAQWIGKFRGASGEVRIHSDEQIVKGCGLNLLHIAQCCVTMLYILEETFLMDTGALMRAHVDKLKRRGYVG from the coding sequence ATGGAAATTGTGCTGCCTAGATTAAATCGGCTGGTACCTTCATTGGAATCAACATTCCATAAGCTGGTGGAGGAGCAGGGGGAATTAAGTGAGGCAATTCTTAGTTGGATGGAGGAGCAGGGAACGCCGCGCGCACGTGAAGCATTAGAAAATGTGGCTGGAGAGCTGCTTGATGTGGCGCAGACATGCATTTCCATGACTTTCGTGCTTGAAGATCTGGCACCGGATATTCGTCTTGAAGAATTAATTGATGACCATCTCTCCAAGCTTTTGCGCAAAGGATATCTGCAGGATGTGGGTGGAGATATTTATATTAATGTGAATGAGGCCGGATTTCGAGAGATGAGTCTGCCTCGTCTTGTAATACCGGGTGTGACGCTTGATAGCACGGTATTGAATATATCGGTTGCGGTAGGACGGTTCGCTCAGTGGATCGGCAAATTCCGCGGAGCAAGTGGCGAAGTACGTATTCATAGCGATGAACAGATTGTGAAGGGATGCGGACTTAATTTGCTCCATATTGCTCAATGCTGCGTTACGATGCTATACATATTAGAAGAGACATTTCTTATGGATACCGGCGCACTCATGCGTGCACATGTGGATAAATTAAAACGGCGCGGATATGTAGGCTGA
- a CDS encoding ABC transporter substrate-binding protein, whose protein sequence is MRRAQVIIALLAVMMLALVGCGQNAKQEAAQPKAEQASPDKKVKVGITQIVEHPALDSIRKGIVDQLADEGFKDKETMELEYLNAQNDMNNVATIAQQMVADKKDIIIPITTPSAQAVAQKAKDIPVVFSAVTDPVAAKIVPALDKPAEYVTGTSDVSPMDKQVQLVKEFVPSLKTLGVIYNTGEVNAEVQVGMIEEAAKALGVKVEKAGVSSSNEVKQRAESIVGKVDAILIPVDNMVVSSFEALLTVAKASKIPVFASDSDTVKRGAVATYGIDYYKLGRQTGVMAARVLKGEKPGAIPVETLKDVQLIVNEAAAKAAGLSVPDKLKAAAEVIK, encoded by the coding sequence ATGAGAAGAGCGCAGGTTATAATAGCCCTGCTCGCAGTGATGATGTTGGCTTTGGTGGGGTGTGGTCAGAATGCGAAGCAGGAAGCCGCACAGCCGAAGGCGGAGCAGGCAAGCCCGGATAAAAAGGTGAAGGTAGGAATCACACAGATCGTCGAGCATCCGGCGCTTGATTCTATCCGTAAAGGCATTGTCGATCAATTAGCAGACGAAGGGTTCAAGGACAAAGAGACGATGGAATTGGAGTATCTCAACGCTCAAAATGACATGAATAATGTCGCAACGATTGCCCAACAGATGGTAGCGGATAAGAAGGATATTATTATCCCAATTACGACACCATCCGCACAAGCAGTCGCCCAAAAAGCGAAGGATATTCCCGTAGTCTTCTCTGCGGTAACGGATCCGGTTGCAGCCAAGATTGTGCCTGCTCTAGATAAGCCGGCGGAGTATGTAACGGGTACATCTGACGTATCTCCGATGGATAAGCAGGTGCAACTGGTTAAAGAATTCGTTCCGTCTTTAAAAACGCTTGGCGTCATCTATAATACAGGTGAAGTCAATGCGGAAGTCCAGGTCGGCATGATTGAAGAAGCGGCCAAAGCGCTTGGGGTAAAGGTAGAGAAAGCCGGTGTTTCAAGCTCTAATGAGGTGAAACAGCGCGCTGAATCGATTGTTGGCAAAGTAGACGCAATCCTTATCCCGGTCGATAATATGGTTGTCTCTTCTTTCGAGGCACTGCTGACGGTAGCCAAAGCATCAAAAATACCTGTATTCGCATCGGATAGCGATACGGTAAAACGAGGTGCAGTGGCTACCTACGGCATTGATTACTATAAGCTGGGCCGACAAACCGGAGTCATGGCTGCTCGTGTGCTAAAAGGCGAGAAGCCGGGTGCAATCCCGGTAGAAACCCTAAAGGATGTACAATTGATTGTCAATGAAGCTGCAGCGAAAGCCGCCGGCCTATCTGTTCCTGACAAACTAAAAGCCGCCGCTGAAGTCATCAAGTAA
- a CDS encoding DUF2533 family protein: protein MSVHEAITAHSAKQAEYITLYRKLDAMRESRIEEAIEQYKQGEEMNVDSINEVTHQINQLAQRHHLPPRKVVTADMVRELCK, encoded by the coding sequence ATGAGTGTTCATGAAGCCATTACTGCACACTCGGCTAAACAAGCCGAATACATTACCCTGTACCGCAAGCTAGACGCAATGCGGGAATCAAGAATTGAGGAAGCTATCGAACAATATAAGCAGGGGGAAGAGATGAATGTCGATTCAATCAATGAAGTCACACACCAGATCAATCAATTGGCCCAACGCCACCACCTGCCTCCCCGCAAGGTTGTTACCGCGGACATGGTACGTGAATTATGCAAATAA